The proteins below come from a single Aspergillus oryzae RIB40 DNA, chromosome 5 genomic window:
- a CDS encoding uncharacterized protein (predicted protein): protein MNVLWALFACVWIQHAAAVRYFDQLRVPQTASPWLAIYKIWNDPQRRMSTGLPPRYKRSISSPSRISFTFHRLAKIILCWALQLFIIGPLVPLYFNFTAQDFAPSRKVFLRRLLPLHNNHHLITLREIQIRLFLSIY, encoded by the coding sequence ATGAACGTGCTGTGGGCGCTCTTCGCCTGCGTCTGGATCCAACATGCAGCAGCCGTCCGCTACTTTGACCAACTGAGAGTGCCCCAGACGGCATCTCCATGGCTCGCGATATACAAGATCTGGAACGATCCACAGCGTCGCATGAGCACTGGACTTCCACCACGATACAAGCGCTCCATTTCGTCCCCCAGTCGAATAAGTTTCACATTTCACCGACTCGCCAAGATCATCCTCTGCTGGGCCCTTCAGCTCTTTATTATCGGCCCCCTAGTTCCACTTTATTTCAATTTCACCGCGCAAGACTTCGCCCCCTCTCGCAaagtcttcctccgccgcctcctACCCCTCCACAACAACCATCATCTCATCACACTCCGCGAGATCCAAAtccgcctcttcctctccatctACTAG
- a CDS encoding uncharacterized protein (predicted protein) produces the protein MTPGCRSEKIFVAFWTFLLSGLCHVIADWQAGEPCHPHDDLLFFVANFMASALELLVVRRLERVKGYRADHDKDIWSVLLKTTNRVVGYVWVLGFFFWITPKWQYPKLKCSASDTNSVVFDLAAPQGE, from the exons ATGACACCAGGATGCCGAAGCGAGAAGATCTTCGTCGCATTCTGGACGTTCTTGCTCTCCGGGCTGTGCCATGTGATTGCCGACTGGCAGGCAGGCGAGCCGTGTCATCCGCACGACgatctgctcttcttcgtggCCAACTTCATGGCCAGTGCCTTGGAGCTGCTTGTGGTGCGCAGGCTGGAGCGCGTGAAGGGATATCGTGCGGATCATGATAAGGATATTTGGTCGGTATTGTTGAAGACTACCAATAGGGTTGTGGGGTATGTTTGGGTTTTGggattctttttctggatCACTCCGAAGTGGCAGTATCCAAAACT TAAATGCTCCGCATCGGACACTAACAGCGTTGTCTTTGACTTGGCAGCCCCCCAAGGTGAATAA
- a CDS encoding uncharacterized protein (predicted protein), with amino-acid sequence MSTSTPTLTVYDILMREPVSENACSPNPTKTRQTLNFKSVPYKTTWIDMPDIAKTRKSLGIPAGRKFADGSEFYTLPVLVDTATNSKIGDSFDIAVYMHETYPSVGGDLFPQGVELDFRTSNTAMLVPLSELSEVARRERYIRYAEFNTHVDAAFTAHTILNVMGLPFNPETAEASKAEFCRRAGMPSFEAFNVTGEARRGIMDSFEKTLGDLARLFVRNQTGPFILGDKPCYADFIVGGWLRMFSVCLPREEWEEVRGWHGGVFGELFDGLRGFYEIK; translated from the coding sequence ATGTCCACTTCCACTCCCACACTGACTGTCTACGACATCCTGATGCGCGAGCCCGTATCGGAGAACGCCTGTTCccccaacccaacaaaaaCCCGCCAGACTCTAAACTTCAAGTCCGTCCCCTACAAAACAACATGGATCGACATGCCAGACATCGCCAAAACCCGCAAATCGCTGGGTATCCCCGCAGGCCGCAAATTCGCCGACGGGAGCGAATTCTACACCCTCCCTGTACTGGTTGACACCGCCACAAACTCCAAAATCGGCGACTCTTTCGATATTGCGGTGTACATGCACGAGACGTACCCCAGTGTGGGCGGAGACTTGTTTCCTCAGGGTGTAGAGCTGGATTTCCGGACTAGCAATACGGCCATGCTAGTTCCGCTTTCTGAGCTTAGTGAGGTTGCGAGACGGGAGAGGTACATCCGCTACGCTGAATTCAATACGCATGTTGACGCCGCGTTTACGGCGCACACGATCCTCAACGTCATGGGGTTACCGTTTAACCCGGAGACTGCGGAGGCGTCGAAGGCGGAGTTCTGTCGGCGGGCGGGGATGCCCTCATTTGAGGCGTTCAATGTCACCGGCGAGGCGAGACGGGGGATTATGGACTCGTTTGAGAAGACGCTGGGGGATCTGGCGAGGTTGTTTGTCCGAAATCAGACGGGACCGTTTATCTTGGGGGATAAACCCTGCTATGCGGATTTCATTGTGGGgggttggttgaggatgTTTAGTGTTTGTTTGCCGCGggaggagtgggaggagGTGAGGGGGTGGCATGGGGGTGTTTTTGGGGAGTTGTTTGATGGGTTGAGGGGGTTCTATGAAATTAAGTAG